A portion of the Manihot esculenta cultivar AM560-2 chromosome 2, M.esculenta_v8, whole genome shotgun sequence genome contains these proteins:
- the LOC122723089 gene encoding uncharacterized protein LOC122723089 codes for MAPYEALYGRKCRTPLCWTELSEAKVIGPDLVRETEEKVRTIKERLKAASDRQKSYADLKRKDIAYEVGDKVFLKVSPWKRVLRFGKKGKLSPRFIGPYEIIERVGPVAYRLALPPGLDKIHNVFHVSMLRRYRSDPSHVISSEIIDIQPDLTYEEEPVKILAREIKELRNKKIPLVKILWRNHKTEEATWESEDLMRQQHPQLFMTGKFRGRNFFKEGRIVTFQNLQIEIKQPLAFNCTSPKLE; via the coding sequence ATGgcaccttatgaagcattgtatggaaGGAAATGTAGAACTCCATTGTGCTGGACAGAACTCAGTGAAGCTAAAGTGATAGGTCCAGACTTGGTGAGGGAaacagaagagaaagtgagaacTATCAAGGAAAGGTTGAAAGCAGCTTCAGATAGACAGAAGTCTTATGcagatttgaagagaaaagatataGCATATGAAGTTGGAGATAAAGTGTTTCTTAAAGTCTCTCCATGGAAAAGGGTGCTCAGATTTGGCAAAAAGGGAAAGTTAAGTCCTAGGTTTATCGGTCCATATGAGATAATTGAACGTGTGGGTCCGGTAGCCTACAGGTTAGCATTACCCCCTGGATTAGATAAGATACataatgtcttccatgtatccatgctgagaagatacagatctgatCCTTCTCATGTCATTTCTTCTGAGATAATTGATATTCAACCTGATTTGACTTATGAGGAGGAACCAGTGAAGATTTTAGCACGAGAAATAAAGGAGCTAAGGAATAAGAAGATTCCATTAGTGAAGATTCTTTGGAGAAACCACAAAACAGAGGAAGCTACATGGGAAAGTGAGGACTTAATGAGGCAACAACACCCTCAGCTATTCATGACAGGtaaatttcgaggacgaaatttttttaaggaggggagaattgtAACATTCCAAAACCTGCAGATAGAAATAAAGCAACCATTAGCTTTCAATTGTACCAGTCCGAAGTTAGAATAA